A window of Chloroflexota bacterium genomic DNA:
AGCACTTGGCTTTGATGGTAAGGCAACAACACTCAACGTATCTGATTTACCAGCAGACCTTCAGCCGCTTGAACCTCACGAGATAGAAGATGTGTTTTGTATCTTCAAGGACGATTTGAAGAAACTGAATGCCAGGGCTGGTGAAGACGCGATGACAAAGCGGAGTTGGTGCGCCTAGAAAAACGTCGTGTAACACACGCACACCGACAACGGCGGGGCGGCGCGCGATTGGAAGGTACTTTCAAGTCGTCCGCCGTTGTCGGTGTGCTATAGCGATAGCCGATAGAGTGGACGCCCATCGCGAAACATACGCCGCCCAACAGCGCGCGCGGGAGGGCGCGTGACACCAGGACATCGAAGCGCGCGCGCCGTCGTGCGGCTCTAACGTTCTGCGTCATGCCGTTGCAATCGGGAGTTGCACTCAGCCCAACGGAATGACGCAACTACAAAAAAATCGCATTCAGGATTCACAATAGGAGGGACAACCATGAGACACAATGCGATGTTCAATGGTGTTATTACACTTGTGCTTGCTAGTGTAATGTTGGTCTCCGCGTGCGTACCTTCTCTGCCTTTCTTGCCAAGTGGTCCAGAGGCGGCGGCGCGAAAGGGCTATGAACAGTGGATAAAGAACACCGCTACTACAGAGCGGAGTGCCACTTTTGAAGTTCTCTCCACTACCGAAAGGTCTGCCACCGTCAAGATTACAGCCGAATTTCAAAATACTCTTGACGCATCTTGGCAGGAAAATCAAGCGACAGTCCAAGTCCTGAAGCAGGGCAATGATTGGCAACCGCCAACTTCTTTTGCCTTCTTCCCATCACCCCGCGCGGTCAAGACGCAAGAGGCAATTCGCAATGTTACCGCGACTGTTGAGACTGCCAGACGGCAGGCGACCTTCAGCGTGCAAGCAACAGCACAAAGCGCGACAGCAGAGGCGAGAGCGACTACCATTGTGGTCGAGACACAACAGGCAAGGAACACGCAGGCAACTCGCGCGGCGGAAGCGACCCAACAAGCCTTTGCCCGCCAAACTACCGTTGCCCAACGCACCACGCCTATTAACAAGCCGATGTCTATACAATCAGTTGAAAGGGACTCATCGGCATTTCGGGACTACTACAGGAATGTTGAATTTGTCGTTGTCGGCATAGAGCGGGGCGACGGCAACTCCGTTCTCTGGCATTTCTCGCTCTGGAATCACAATACCCAAGACACCTTTCGCCTCTCTTCCTATCGGGAAACGTATACTGTGTCATCTGAAGGAAAGAAGTACGACGCCTTGCGCTGGGAAGAGATGCGCGCAGTTGCGGGAGAAAAAAAGGAATGGGCGATTGCCTTCAATGCTCCAGCAACCACAGGCACGACGTATAGACTGTTCATGTCCACGTACATACAAACCGACAAAGGAATTTACGCTCAAATCACTTGGCAACCGTTCGAGGTTACACTCCGTTAGGATATACACAATACGCACGAACGCAGAAAGGGCGTTAGCGGCCATGCCATGCAATTTAAGCGTCGCGGGCTAACCGCAAATTGGACCGTTTAGGAGGCGAGAAATGAAAAACAGACTCCTCATTTTTGTCTTGTCTACGCTTCTCATCCTTGGTGGAGGCATTCCAACTTCATCAGCCCTTGCTGATACATCCCACTGCGGCACTATTAGCACAAATGAAACATGGTCGAGCGCTGGCAATGTGCATAGGGTGACTTGTGATGTTACCGTGACTTTTGGTACCACCCTGACCATTTCACAAGGTGCAATTGTCAAGTTCGAGATCGGCATAACGTTGTACGCTGATGGAAAACTGCTCGTCCAGGGCACCACACCCGCTCCTGTCTACTTCACTTCCATCCGCGACGATTCCATCGGTGGGGACACGAATGGAGATGGCGGAGCGACCATCCCTGGCTGGGGTGACTGGCGGGGCATTGAGTTCCGCGACAACAGTGACGACACTTCACTGATTGATCACGCCATCATCCGCTATGCTGGCTGGGGCAATCGCGGTCCCGTTAGCCTCTGCATGACTTCACCCACCACCTGCAGTGTCTCGCCCACGATTAGTAACTCAACGCTCTCGCTCAGTTATTTTGCCATCCGGTCGAACCCGCGTTCCTTTCCAACCTTGACCAACAATACCTACAGCGGCAATTTCTATAATGCGTTTAGCGTGGATGGAGGCACCATTGACCTTAACGCAACCTGGGCAATCACGGATACGAGCTATTTCATTCTGAATGACATTTTCGTTGGGGTCGGCAAAACACTAACCGTTCAGCCCGGAGTGATTGTCAAGGTCCAGATCGGCACAACGCTGTACGTTGATGGAAAACTGCTCGTCCAGGGCACCACACCCGCTCCTGTCTACTTCACTTCCATCCGCGACGATTCCATCGGTGGGGACACCAATCCAGGTGACGGAGCGATCACCCCTGGCTGGGGTGACTGGCGGGGCATTGAGTTCCGCGACAACAGTGACGACACTTCACTGATTGATCACGCCATCATCCGCTATGCTGGCTGGGGCAATCGGGGCGGTATCAATCTGGTGAATGCCTCACCCACTGTTCAAAAGTCCACCATAACGAATGGCTACATTGGTATACGCACACAAACATCAGCTCCTATTCTGAGCTGTAACAATATCTACGACAATCAAGGTTATGGGCTTTACAACGCAACTCCGGGCACAGTTGTCAATGCTCAAAATCAATGGTGGGGTAGTATCACTGGACCTTATCATCCAACTACTAACCCTGCCGGCACTGGAAACGCAGTGACGGACGGCGTCAATTACAGCCCGTGGCTCCAAGCACCTTGTGGAGCAACCACTCTGTACAGATTTTTCTTGCCATTAATTAGGCGGTAGAAAATAAGCAATTGGGACACAGCAAAAAGATGACCTAACGCGTGGTTGGGACGACAGCAGTGCCGAAACCGATAACGCACGAGCCGCTAACACATTCACAACGACAACGGCGGTTTGAATTCATGCCCACCTCGTCTTGATTTCGCACGCCACTTTTCGGTGAAGTCGCTTTCCCTTCATCTGCCGTTGCGTGGTGCTATGGCGTTCGCATATATATCCGCCTGTCAAAAGGACTTTATGTCCCTACTCTCAATTCAACTCGGCTTTGGGTCTTCGCTCTTGGCAGCAATCACGTTTCTCGTGTTCACCATTGGCTTTGTCGCCATCGCCAGCGTCAACCCAGGTTTCCGGTGGACCAATCTCGCGGATTATATCGCGTACTCGCAGCAGTCCAATCAAACCTTCAAGTACGTCGCGCAAACCGCTATGCTGTTTTTCGCGCCGCTGTATATGTTGAGTTGCTCTGCTTTTATTTCCGGAGAACGACGCGATGAGTCCAGACAGTCCCCTCTTCCTCGTCTTTTTCTTCAGCATCTTTCACGCACTCGGCGGCGCGGCAGTCGGACGCGCAATACGCACGTTGCAAAGCGAACCGCAAAACAGTTTGACGCTGTTCATCTGGGGCGGCATCATGGGCTTGGGTCCACTCGTCTTCGATTGGTTCTTTCTAATCCGGGAAGGTGAACTCGGTTACGGAATGATTGGACCGGCGGTGTTCGTCGTCGTCGCACTCGTCGGCGGGTTTTTGTGGCGCGGCGCGCTCGAAAAAATTGATGGCGGCGCGATTGCCTCTGCGGCGGTCGGCGGCGCGGCGTGCTTGATCGGCATCATGCTCGCGCCGTACCTCATCGGTATCGCGCGCACGCGCCAACTCGAAATTGCCGATTGGTGTTTTGGTACGCTGCTGGTTCTCTTGTTCGTCGGCGTCGGCGCGAGTTTCGCGTGGACAGGCGCGCTCGCCATCTTTCACGGTCACACCTTCGACGAAGAAATCAAACTGCGCCAGAAAGCGATTGATGCGCGCAGTTCCAAATCGAAACAAGGCAAGCAGTAATTGGTAAACAAGTAGACAGGTAGTCAAGTTCGCATCGTTCCCTCATTTCCCTTATTTCCATTTCTGAAACATGTCCACCCGCACAAAGATTCTCCTCGCCTTCATCCTCCTGCTTCTCGCCGCGATCATCGCGCCGAACACACGCGCGCTGTACGAAGGCATCGCGTTCTACATTCGTCCCGCGATATTCCCGGACGCGATCAAACCGATCAATCGCGTCGGACGCTACGCGTCGCTGTACGATCTCGTTCAACTCCGTAACGCCGACCGATTGCGTTATCTGCGTCGTCAACTTGAATCGCTCAACGTCTTGGTCGAAGAAATCCCAATCCCAAATTCCCAGCTTCCCAGTTTGTTTGTGCGATTCAATCGCGGCGCAGTGGAGACGATTTTCTCCGCGCACTATGACAAACTGTACGACGATCCCACGTATCAAGGCGCGTCCGACAACACCGCCGCGGTGAGCGCGATGCTCGCGGCAGTCGCCGAACTCGCGCAGCGCGGCGACGGCGGTACCCGCGCGTTCCTCTTCACCGGCGAAGAAGAGACCGGCTTGCGCGGCGCGTCCGCGTTCGTTGCGTATGCGCGCGCGAACGGCATCGCGCCGCGCGCTATCGTGAATTTCGACAACCTGGGTCGCGGCAAGTTGACGATTCGACCTTCCACCGATGTGCCGGGCATCGTGTTCACGCTTCCATTTTACGGCGACCTGGGATTTGATGGGCGCGAATTTCGCGCGAGTCCGCCGTATCCGCGCGCGCACGCGGCGTTGACGCAAGCATTGTTACGCGTGCAACCGGACATGGTCGTCCTCGAACGCTTTACCGCGATCAGCGACTCGAACGTGTTCCAAGCGCACGGTATCCCCACCGTCGCGATCAGCGGCGACGATATGCGCCACCTCGACCTGACCTGGCACACGTACACCGACCGCGTTGAACTGCTCGACGAAAATAATCTCGACCGCGCGTTTGATTTAATGACCCGTTTCCCCTAACTCGGACAAGCCGAAACCAGACGAGATAATTTGGGACGCGGACAAACGCGGATGGACGCGGATTTTTTATCTGCGTTTATCTGCGTTCGTCCGCGTCCAATTTCTTTGCTTTTTGTGCAATGCTTTCATTGGTGAGTTGCTAGAACAAATTCCTAACGCGTTTAAGGCAGACCTGTCAGGTTTTCGCGAAGCGAACCTGACAGGTCTTAAATCGAATCGGAATTCGCTCTAGCAGTCTGTCGGAGAGGATTGCATCTTGTGGTCTCAGTCGCGAAAACGAACTCCGAACCACAAGATGTGGGCATTGAGAATGTTTCTCCGACAAACTGCTAGTACCGCATTCCTACTCAACAGTCTATCCCCGCGCCACGTTCTGTGCTATAATTTTGTCGCACGTATGACGGCGTCTCGCTTCCCCCGCGCGTCATCTCCACGACCCGTCCAATTCCTCAAGGAGTCGAAATGTCTCAACCCAGTTCGAATCGTACGACCTGGCTTCTCGCCGGCGTGGTTGGTTGTATCGTGTTTTGTGTCGCGGTTGCGCTCTTGGGCGGCGCGGGCTTTTTCTTTTTCGGACGATCCACACTCATGCCCGACCCGATCATGACTCCACCCGAAACGCGCTTGGCGACCGCGCTCACGCCCACCGTCATTGCAACCGCGACGCTGTTGCCAACTGTCGCGCCGGTCGCATCGCCTACGCTAATCGTGCTCACACCAACTCTACCCGCGACGATACCAACGGTTGCCGTCGCGTTGCCAACGCGCACAACCGCTCCCACGCGTCCAACCGGCAAACTCGCGTTCAGCGTCAATCGCGGTGACCCGCCGCCCGATAAACACGTCTATATTATGAACGCGGATGGCACGGGTGCAAAACAAATTCTCGACCGCGCGTCGTCGCCGGTCTTGTCGCCGGACGGAACGAAAATTTTTTACTATCACTGGGAAGACGGGATTTTTATCGCGAACGCGGACGGCTCCGAGCCGCACAAAATCGTCGGCGAGTCGAACGCCAAGTTCTTGGCAATGTCGCATGATGGTCGCTGGCTCGCGTGGACGGTGCAACCAAGTCAGTCCAGTCCGAAAAGCATTGATGCCGTGTTGCCGGATGGAACCGGGCGTCGTCCCATCGTCAACGGCGGCGCGTATCCCGCGTGGTCGCCCGACGACACGCAAATCGTTTATCACAGTTGCCGCGAAACGATGTGCGGTCTATTCAAAGCCAAATCCGCCGGCGGCGACGGGGTGATGTTCACGAGCGATGTTGGCTCGTCGCCGGCGTGGTCGCCGAACGGGCAACGCATCGTGTACACGATTGAAGTAAACGGCGTCAAACAAATTTTTATCATCAACGCGGACGGCGCCGGCAAACGTCAACTCACGACAACCCCCGCGCATCACGTCGGCGCGAATTGGTCGCTCGATGGCAATTTCATTTTCTATCGTTCGCCCGAAGGCGGCGCGTGGGCAATCTGGCGCATGAACAGCGACGGCACGAATCCGATCAAACTCATTGACAACGTTCCACCGACCGACGAGGCGTTCGAAAAGATTTCTGTGTCGAAATAGTTTTGGTAGAACAAGTTTCCAACTTGTTCCAGAGAGGGACACTATGAATCTCAAATCAATCGTGTTGCTTGTGATCTTGTTGCTCGTCGTCGTGGGCTGTGGCACCGCCTCGCCGACACCCGCGACAACGCCGACGGTATCATCTGCGTCGAGCCAACCTTCGCCGAT
This region includes:
- a CDS encoding M20/M25/M40 family metallo-hydrolase; amino-acid sequence: MSTRTKILLAFILLLLAAIIAPNTRALYEGIAFYIRPAIFPDAIKPINRVGRYASLYDLVQLRNADRLRYLRRQLESLNVLVEEIPIPNSQLPSLFVRFNRGAVETIFSAHYDKLYDDPTYQGASDNTAAVSAMLAAVAELAQRGDGGTRAFLFTGEEETGLRGASAFVAYARANGIAPRAIVNFDNLGRGKLTIRPSTDVPGIVFTLPFYGDLGFDGREFRASPPYPRAHAALTQALLRVQPDMVVLERFTAISDSNVFQAHGIPTVAISGDDMRHLDLTWHTYTDRVELLDENNLDRAFDLMTRFP
- a CDS encoding PD40 domain-containing protein, whose protein sequence is MSQPSSNRTTWLLAGVVGCIVFCVAVALLGGAGFFFFGRSTLMPDPIMTPPETRLATALTPTVIATATLLPTVAPVASPTLIVLTPTLPATIPTVAVALPTRTTAPTRPTGKLAFSVNRGDPPPDKHVYIMNADGTGAKQILDRASSPVLSPDGTKIFYYHWEDGIFIANADGSEPHKIVGESNAKFLAMSHDGRWLAWTVQPSQSSPKSIDAVLPDGTGRRPIVNGGAYPAWSPDDTQIVYHSCRETMCGLFKAKSAGGDGVMFTSDVGSSPAWSPNGQRIVYTIEVNGVKQIFIINADGAGKRQLTTTPAHHVGANWSLDGNFIFYRSPEGGAWAIWRMNSDGTNPIKLIDNVPPTDEAFEKISVSK